Proteins from a genomic interval of Phoenix dactylifera cultivar Barhee BC4 unplaced genomic scaffold, palm_55x_up_171113_PBpolish2nd_filt_p 000893F, whole genome shotgun sequence:
- the LOC120103805 gene encoding MAR-binding filament-like protein 1 isoform X1: protein MGGHENSRSSSSDRRQWQRIFGTLVEMLQSRQSQIETLADDRKFLERYIRIQNDRWASKARFLESHIAQMKEEERKGRRVQAAKLDLMVGIKEREALCYKIQHELAESDSEDFHACAETLSAEISELKEKMKGREVHNGRAGFSEADPVGNPKKDDRCNTALEDEIRKLKHAYKRLSSEKESEVSALLAEKEFVWNKFKDMEKDYTDLLKSKRIEVEQAEEAMEKLVRNLEKLQSSASEKDETISGLEAERARLELDLRRQTQEAKEAIAKLEQIQLDMEQLRTLAKERDETIAKLRSDLAKIEMDATKGTNTKSVFFKDLDSWRNSRNASITPVESCVRSSRKRKLESARGVVSQKHKRATEDSAGSRISSTVNMEMTMLFMLEADLTRLQLSPGSSAMFNRATNKDIFTSRQPKAVLC, encoded by the exons ATGGGCGGCCACGAGAATTCGCGGTCTTCATCCTCCGACCGCCGCCAATGGCAGCGGATATTTGGGACCCTGGTGGAGATGCTGCAGTCCCGGCAGTCGCAGATCGAAACCCTAGCTGACGACCGCAAGTTCCTGGAGCGCTACATCCGCATACAGAACGACCGCTGGGCCTCCAAGGCCCGCTTCCTCGAATCCCACATCGCCCAG atgaaggaggaggagaggaagggtCGTCGGGTCCAGGCGGCCAAGTTGGATCTCATGGTCGGGATCAAGGAGAGAGAAGCTTTGTGCTACAAAATTCAACACG AACTTGCCGAGAGCGATTCAGAGGACTTCCACGCTTGTGCTGAGACTCTGAGTGCCGAAATCTCAGAGCTGAAG GAAAAAATGAAAGGCAGAGAAGTTCATAATGGAAGGGCTGGGTTTAGCGAGGCAGACCCTGTAGGAAATCCCAAGAAAGATGATCGTTGCAACACTGCCTTGGAAGATGAAATTCGGAAGCTAAAACATGCTTACAAAAGGCTTAGCTCAGAAAAGGAGTCTGAGGTCTCTGCCTTGTTGGCAGAGAAGGAATTTGTGTGGAACAAGTTCAAGGATATGGAAAAGGACTACACTGATCTCCTTAAGAGCAAAAGAATAGAAGTTGAAcaggctgaggaagccatggAGAAGCTTGTCCGTAATCTAGAGAAGTTGCAGTCATCAGCCAGTGAGAAGGATGAGACCATATCTGGATTAGAGGCTGAGCGGGCTAGGCTAGAATTGGATCTGAGACGGCAaacacaagaagccaaagaagctaTTGCAAAGCTAGAACAGATTCAGCTTGATATGGAGCAGCTGAGAACTTTGGCCAAGGAGAGGGATGAAACAATTGCAAAGTTAAGAAGCGACCTTGCAAAGATTGAGATGGATGCCACAAAAGGCACTAACACAAAATCTGTATTCTTTAAGGATTTGGATTCTTGGAGGAACTCAAGAAATGCATCAATCACACCCGTAGAGAGTTGTGTAAGGAGTTCTCGGAAACGTAAATTGGAAAGTGCAAGAGGTGTTGTAAGTCAAAAGCATAAACGTGCTACTGAAGATTCTGCTGGATCACGGATCTCCAGTACAGTTAAC ATGGAGATGACAATGTTATTTATGTTAGAGGCTGACCTAACAAGATTACAATTATCACCAGGGAGTTCGGCAATGTTCAATAGGGCGACAAACAAGGACATTTTCACCAGTAGACAGCCCAAGGCTGTTCTCTGCTAA
- the LOC120103805 gene encoding MAR-binding filament-like protein 1 isoform X2 produces the protein MGGHENSRSSSSDRRQWQRIFGTLVEMLQSRQSQIETLADDRKFLERYIRIQNDRWASKARFLESHIAQMKEEERKGRRVQAAKLDLMVGIKEREALCYKIQHELAESDSEDFHACAETLSAEISELKEKMKGREVHNGRAGFSEADPVGNPKKDDRCNTALEDEIRKLKHAYKRLSSEKESEVSALLAEKEFVWNKFKDMEKDYTDLLKSKRIEVEQAEEAMEKLVRNLEKLQSSASEKDETISGLEAERARLELDLRRQTQEAKEAIAKLEQIQLDMEQLRTLAKERDETIAKLRSDLAKIEMDATKGTNTKSVFFKDLDSWRNSRNASITPVESCVRSSRKRKLESARGVVSQKHKRATEDSAGSRISSTVNGVRQCSIGRQTRTFSPVDSPRLFSANFKVPKLKSFSTAVL, from the exons ATGGGCGGCCACGAGAATTCGCGGTCTTCATCCTCCGACCGCCGCCAATGGCAGCGGATATTTGGGACCCTGGTGGAGATGCTGCAGTCCCGGCAGTCGCAGATCGAAACCCTAGCTGACGACCGCAAGTTCCTGGAGCGCTACATCCGCATACAGAACGACCGCTGGGCCTCCAAGGCCCGCTTCCTCGAATCCCACATCGCCCAG atgaaggaggaggagaggaagggtCGTCGGGTCCAGGCGGCCAAGTTGGATCTCATGGTCGGGATCAAGGAGAGAGAAGCTTTGTGCTACAAAATTCAACACG AACTTGCCGAGAGCGATTCAGAGGACTTCCACGCTTGTGCTGAGACTCTGAGTGCCGAAATCTCAGAGCTGAAG GAAAAAATGAAAGGCAGAGAAGTTCATAATGGAAGGGCTGGGTTTAGCGAGGCAGACCCTGTAGGAAATCCCAAGAAAGATGATCGTTGCAACACTGCCTTGGAAGATGAAATTCGGAAGCTAAAACATGCTTACAAAAGGCTTAGCTCAGAAAAGGAGTCTGAGGTCTCTGCCTTGTTGGCAGAGAAGGAATTTGTGTGGAACAAGTTCAAGGATATGGAAAAGGACTACACTGATCTCCTTAAGAGCAAAAGAATAGAAGTTGAAcaggctgaggaagccatggAGAAGCTTGTCCGTAATCTAGAGAAGTTGCAGTCATCAGCCAGTGAGAAGGATGAGACCATATCTGGATTAGAGGCTGAGCGGGCTAGGCTAGAATTGGATCTGAGACGGCAaacacaagaagccaaagaagctaTTGCAAAGCTAGAACAGATTCAGCTTGATATGGAGCAGCTGAGAACTTTGGCCAAGGAGAGGGATGAAACAATTGCAAAGTTAAGAAGCGACCTTGCAAAGATTGAGATGGATGCCACAAAAGGCACTAACACAAAATCTGTATTCTTTAAGGATTTGGATTCTTGGAGGAACTCAAGAAATGCATCAATCACACCCGTAGAGAGTTGTGTAAGGAGTTCTCGGAAACGTAAATTGGAAAGTGCAAGAGGTGTTGTAAGTCAAAAGCATAAACGTGCTACTGAAGATTCTGCTGGATCACGGATCTCCAGTACAGTTAAC GGAGTTCGGCAATGTTCAATAGGGCGACAAACAAGGACATTTTCACCAGTAGACAGCCCAAGGCTGTTCTCTGCTAATTTCAAGGTTCCAAAATTGAAGAGCTTCTCTACTGCAGTTCTGTAA
- the LOC120103805 gene encoding MAR-binding filament-like protein 1 isoform X4, whose amino-acid sequence MGGHENSRSSSSDRRQWQRIFGTLVEMLQSRQSQIETLADDRKFLERYIRIQNDRWASKARFLESHIAQMKEEERKGRRVQAAKLDLMVGIKEREALCYKIQHELAESDSEDFHACAETLSAEISELKEKMKGREVHNGRAGFSEADPVGNPKKDDRCNTALEDEIRKLKHAYKRLSSEKESEVSALLAEKEFVWNKFKDMEKDYTDLLKSKRIEVEQAEEAMEKLVRNLEKLQSSASEKDETISGLEAERARLELDLRRQTQEAKEAIAKLEQIQLDMEQLRTLAKERDETIAKLRSDLAKIEMDATKGTNTKSVFFKDLDSWRNSRNASITPVESCVRSSRKRKLESARGVVSQKHKRATEDSAGSRISSTVNSHQMIPRTS is encoded by the exons ATGGGCGGCCACGAGAATTCGCGGTCTTCATCCTCCGACCGCCGCCAATGGCAGCGGATATTTGGGACCCTGGTGGAGATGCTGCAGTCCCGGCAGTCGCAGATCGAAACCCTAGCTGACGACCGCAAGTTCCTGGAGCGCTACATCCGCATACAGAACGACCGCTGGGCCTCCAAGGCCCGCTTCCTCGAATCCCACATCGCCCAG atgaaggaggaggagaggaagggtCGTCGGGTCCAGGCGGCCAAGTTGGATCTCATGGTCGGGATCAAGGAGAGAGAAGCTTTGTGCTACAAAATTCAACACG AACTTGCCGAGAGCGATTCAGAGGACTTCCACGCTTGTGCTGAGACTCTGAGTGCCGAAATCTCAGAGCTGAAG GAAAAAATGAAAGGCAGAGAAGTTCATAATGGAAGGGCTGGGTTTAGCGAGGCAGACCCTGTAGGAAATCCCAAGAAAGATGATCGTTGCAACACTGCCTTGGAAGATGAAATTCGGAAGCTAAAACATGCTTACAAAAGGCTTAGCTCAGAAAAGGAGTCTGAGGTCTCTGCCTTGTTGGCAGAGAAGGAATTTGTGTGGAACAAGTTCAAGGATATGGAAAAGGACTACACTGATCTCCTTAAGAGCAAAAGAATAGAAGTTGAAcaggctgaggaagccatggAGAAGCTTGTCCGTAATCTAGAGAAGTTGCAGTCATCAGCCAGTGAGAAGGATGAGACCATATCTGGATTAGAGGCTGAGCGGGCTAGGCTAGAATTGGATCTGAGACGGCAaacacaagaagccaaagaagctaTTGCAAAGCTAGAACAGATTCAGCTTGATATGGAGCAGCTGAGAACTTTGGCCAAGGAGAGGGATGAAACAATTGCAAAGTTAAGAAGCGACCTTGCAAAGATTGAGATGGATGCCACAAAAGGCACTAACACAAAATCTGTATTCTTTAAGGATTTGGATTCTTGGAGGAACTCAAGAAATGCATCAATCACACCCGTAGAGAGTTGTGTAAGGAGTTCTCGGAAACGTAAATTGGAAAGTGCAAGAGGTGTTGTAAGTCAAAAGCATAAACGTGCTACTGAAGATTCTGCTGGATCACGGATCTCCAGTACAGTTAAC AGCCATCAAATGATTCCTAGGACTTCATGA
- the LOC120103805 gene encoding MAR-binding filament-like protein 1 isoform X3, giving the protein MGGHENSRSSSSDRRQWQRIFGTLVEMLQSRQSQIETLADDRKFLERYIRIQNDRWASKARFLESHIAQMKEEERKGRRVQAAKLDLMVGIKEREALCYKIQHELAESDSEDFHACAETLSAEISELKEKMKGREVHNGRAGFSEADPVGNPKKDDRCNTALEDEIRKLKHAYKRLSSEKESEVSALLAEKEFVWNKFKDMEKDYTDLLKSKRIEVEQAEEAMEKLVRNLEKLQSSASEKDETISGLEAERARLELDLRRQTQEAKEAIAKLEQIQLDMEQLRTLAKERDETIAKLRSDLAKIEMDATKGTNTKSVFFKDLDSWRNSRNASITPVESCVRSSRKRKLESARGVVSQKHKRATEDSAGSRISSTVNESQSWLWVSPYSPGAQFV; this is encoded by the exons ATGGGCGGCCACGAGAATTCGCGGTCTTCATCCTCCGACCGCCGCCAATGGCAGCGGATATTTGGGACCCTGGTGGAGATGCTGCAGTCCCGGCAGTCGCAGATCGAAACCCTAGCTGACGACCGCAAGTTCCTGGAGCGCTACATCCGCATACAGAACGACCGCTGGGCCTCCAAGGCCCGCTTCCTCGAATCCCACATCGCCCAG atgaaggaggaggagaggaagggtCGTCGGGTCCAGGCGGCCAAGTTGGATCTCATGGTCGGGATCAAGGAGAGAGAAGCTTTGTGCTACAAAATTCAACACG AACTTGCCGAGAGCGATTCAGAGGACTTCCACGCTTGTGCTGAGACTCTGAGTGCCGAAATCTCAGAGCTGAAG GAAAAAATGAAAGGCAGAGAAGTTCATAATGGAAGGGCTGGGTTTAGCGAGGCAGACCCTGTAGGAAATCCCAAGAAAGATGATCGTTGCAACACTGCCTTGGAAGATGAAATTCGGAAGCTAAAACATGCTTACAAAAGGCTTAGCTCAGAAAAGGAGTCTGAGGTCTCTGCCTTGTTGGCAGAGAAGGAATTTGTGTGGAACAAGTTCAAGGATATGGAAAAGGACTACACTGATCTCCTTAAGAGCAAAAGAATAGAAGTTGAAcaggctgaggaagccatggAGAAGCTTGTCCGTAATCTAGAGAAGTTGCAGTCATCAGCCAGTGAGAAGGATGAGACCATATCTGGATTAGAGGCTGAGCGGGCTAGGCTAGAATTGGATCTGAGACGGCAaacacaagaagccaaagaagctaTTGCAAAGCTAGAACAGATTCAGCTTGATATGGAGCAGCTGAGAACTTTGGCCAAGGAGAGGGATGAAACAATTGCAAAGTTAAGAAGCGACCTTGCAAAGATTGAGATGGATGCCACAAAAGGCACTAACACAAAATCTGTATTCTTTAAGGATTTGGATTCTTGGAGGAACTCAAGAAATGCATCAATCACACCCGTAGAGAGTTGTGTAAGGAGTTCTCGGAAACGTAAATTGGAAAGTGCAAGAGGTGTTGTAAGTCAAAAGCATAAACGTGCTACTGAAGATTCTGCTGGATCACGGATCTCCAGTACAGTTAAC GAATCTCAAAGTTGGCTTTGGGTTTCACCATATTCACCAGGAGCACAATTTGTATAA
- the LOC120107540 gene encoding 60S ribosomal protein L8 — MGRVIRAQRKGAGSVFRSHTHHRKGPARFRSLDYGERNGYLKGVVTDIIHDPGRGAPLARVTFRHPFRYKHQKELFIAAEGIYTGQFIYCGRKASLMVGNVLPLRSIPEGAVVCNVEHHVGDRGVLARASGDYAIVISHNPDNGTTRIKLPSGSKKIVPSGCRAMIGQVAGGGRTEKPMLKAGNAYHKFRVKRNCWPKVRGVAMNPVEHPHGGGNHQHIGHASTVRRDAPPGQKVGLIAARRTGRLRGQAAATAAKAEKTS, encoded by the exons ATGGGTAGAGTGATCAGGGCTCAGAGGAAGGGTGCGGGTTCGGTCTTCCGCTCCCACACACACCACCGGAAAGGCCCGGCCCGCTTCCGGAGCCTCGACTACGGGGAGCGCAATGGCTATCTTAAGGGCGTTGTTACGGACATCATCCACGACCCCGGGCGCGGCGCCCCGCTGGCCCGCGTCACCTTCCGCCACCCCTTCCGCTACAAGCATCAGAAGGAGCTATTCATCGCCGCCGAGGGCATATACACGGGCCAGTTCATCTACTGCGGCCGCAAGGCCTCCCTCATGGTCGGCAACGTCCTACCCCTCCGCTCCATCCCCGAGGGTGCCGTCGTCTGCAACGTCGAGCACCACGTCGGCGACCGCGGCGTCCTCGCCCGCGCCTCCGGCGATTACGCCATCGTTATAAGCCACAATCCCGACAACGGCACCACCAG GATCAAGCTTCCCTCTGGTTCTAAGAAGATTGTTCCCAGTGGCTGTCGAGCAATGATTGGGCAGGTCGCTGGTGGTGGCAGAACTGAGAAGCCCATGCTCAAGGCTGGCAATGCCTACCATAAATTCCGTGTGAAGAGAAACTGCTGGCCAAAGGTTCGTGGTGTGGCTATGAACCCCGTGGAGCACCCCCACGGAGGAGGAAACCACCAGCACATTGGGCATGCATCCACCGTTCGTCGCGATGCCCCACCTGGACAGAAGGTGGGTCTCATTGCAGCAAGGAGGACAGGTCGGCTCCGGGGGCAGGCTGCAGCAACTGCTGCCAAAGCAGAGAAGACCTCTTAG
- the LOC103703864 gene encoding stAR-related lipid transfer protein 7, mitochondrial-like, with product MTLTLDALIGILGKPAVGDGVAELALVAAPLWIAVLVGLFVGWAWRPRWAASLVGGEKASLGGRRLPPSKTSSVDSLKAQLPSSISSPVSGKSFGKEENMAVVSPADGESEKLAVTEEDLEHLCQLVEVTDGGPVWHKMMDRSLPSMSYQAWRRDPKVGPSQYRSRTVFEDATPEIVRDFFWDDEFRIKNGWDDMLLYHEILKECPKTGTAVVHWIRKFPFFCSDREYTIGRRIWDLGRTYYCVTKGVPCHSIPRRNKPRRVDLYYSSWCIRAVESRRGDGQLTACEVLLFHHEDMGIPREIAKLGVRQGMWGCVKRIEPGLRAYQIARRSDEPLSQSAVMAQINTKLNADDLRSSEVGTCSSLEIVEAEKQKHWAGNIPKFLVIGGAVALACTLDHGLLTKAVIFGVARRFAKQGRRL from the exons atgacGTTGACTCTGGACGCGCTGATTGGGATCTTGGGGAAGCCCGCCGTCGGAGACGGCGTCGCCGAGCTCGCCTTGGTCGCCGCCCCTCTCTGGATCGCGGTTCTTGTAGGGCTTTTTGTCGGTTGGGCGTGGAGGCCGAGATGGGCCGCGAGTCTGGTTGGCGGGGAGAAGGCCAGCCTGGGTGGTCGCCGTCTGCCCCCCTCGAAGACATCGAGCGTCGATTCTTTGAAGGCTCAGCTACCAAGTAGCATCAGTTCTCCGGTTTCCGGCAAGAGTTTTGGAAAGGAGGAGAACATGGCTGTGGTGAG TCCTGCAGATGGAGAAAGTGAGAAATTGGCGGTCACGGAGGAGGATTTAGAGCACCTCTGCCAGCTCGTCGAGGTGACTGATGGGGGGCCGGTGTGGCACAAAATGATGGACCGGTCCTTGCCGAGCATGAGCTATCAAGCATGGCGGAGAGATCCTAAG GTGGGTCCTTCGCAATATCGCAGTAGAACTGTCTTTGAGGATGCAACGCCAGAGATTGTGAGGGACTTCTTTTGGGATGATGAGTTCCGGATCAAGAATGGATGGGATGACATGCTTCTCTACCATGAAATACTAAAGGAATGTCCGAAAACAGGGACGGCGGTAGTTCACTGGATTCGAAAG TTCCCCTTCTTCTGCAGTGATAGAGAGTACACTATTGGCCGCCGAATATGGGACTTGGGAAGAACATATTACTGTGTGACAAAG GGAGTGCCATGCCACTCTATACCTAGACGCAACAAACCCAGGCGTGTTGACTTATACTATTCCAGCTGGTGCATTCGTGCAG TTGAGTCAAGGAGAGGGGATGGCCAGTTGACTGCCTGTGAGGTGTTACTGTTCCATCACGAGGACATGGGCATCCCAAGGGAGATAGCAAAACTGGGTGTCCGGCAGGGGATGTGGGGTTGTGTTAAAAGGATTGAACCTGGCCTGCGCGCCTACCAGATCGCCAGGAGGTCTGACGAGCCACTATCGCAGAGTGCTGTTATGGCACAAATCAACACCAAGCTCAATGCTGATGATCTAAGGTCATCAGAAGTGGGCACCTGTTCATCCCTGGAAATAGTAGAAGCAGAGAAACAGAAGCATTGGGCAGGGAACATACCCAAGTTCCTTGTAATTGGGGGTGCTGTGGCCCTCGCATGTACTCTCGACCATGGCCTGTTGACCAAGGCAGTCATTTTTGGAGTGGCCAGGAGGTTTGCGAAGCAAGGAAGGAGATTGTGA
- the LOC120107536 gene encoding probable amidase At4g34880 has product MVRPLAFPFLSTLFVVLMVGTDCRGFEIKEATIDGIQQAFKEGSLTSRQLVEYYLDRIRALNPLLHAVIEVNPDAVRQADRADQERRSGCHPGGGLHGIPVLLKDNIATRDRLNTTAGSFALLGSVVPRDAGVVRRLRRAGAVILGKASLSEWAHFRSFDARSGWCARGGQGRNPYVLSADPCGSSSGSAIAAAANMAAVTLGTETDGSIICPAASNSVAGIKPTVGLTSRAGVIPISPRQDTIGPLCRSVSDAVHVLEAIAGYDPRDEEATLAASKYIPQGGYKQFLKAEGLKGKRLGILRASFFEFSKGSVRRKTFEEHFNTMREKGAILIDNLEITNSSIILDQQSGEEVALLAEFKLSLNAYLSELSYSPVRSLADVITFNNEHSAEEKMEEFGQLVFLAAQNTSGIGPAERSAIAKMTQLSREGLERLMIEKQLDAIVTPDARISSVLAIGGYPGISVPAGYELDGTPFGICFGGLKGSEPNLIEIAYAFEQTTKVRKPPSYKPGKGH; this is encoded by the exons ATGGTGAGGCCCCTTGCTTTTCCCTTTCTCTCCACGCTCTTCGTGGTGCTCATGGTCGGTACCGACTGCCGTGGCTTCGAGATCAAAGAGGCCACCATCGATGGCATTCAGCAGGCTTTCAAGGAGGGCAGTCTCACCTCCAGACAGCTGGTGGAGTACTACCTGGACCGGATCCGGGCCCTCAACCCGCTGCTCCACGCCGTGATCGAGGTGAACCCCGACGCGGTCCGGCAGGCGGACCGTGCCGACCAGGAGCGGCGGAGCGGGTGTCACCCGGGCGGGGGCCTCCACGGGATCCCCGTCCTCCTCAAGGACAACATCGCCACGCGGGACCGGCTCAACACCACCGCCGGCTCGTTCGCCCTCCTCGGGTCCGTGGTGCCGCGCGACGCCGGGGTGGTCCGGCGGCTGAGGCGGGCAGGAGCGGTGATATTGGGGAAGGCCAGCCTCAGCGAGTGGGCCCACTTCCGGTCCTTCGACGCCCGCAGCGGGTGGTGCGCGCGCGGCGGCCAGGGCCGG AATCCATACGTGCTATCGGCGGATCCGTGCGGGTCGAGCAGCGGATCGGCAATAGCGGCGGCGGCGAACATGGCGGCGGTGACGCTGGGGACGGAGACGGACGGGTCCATCATCTGCCCCGCGGCGTCGAATTCGGTGGCGGGGATCAAGCCCACGGTGGGGCTCACCAGCCGGGCCGGGGTCATCCCCATCTCCCCTAGACAGGACACCATCGG ACCTCTTTGTCGGTCGGTCTCAGATGCTGTCCATGTGTTGGAGGCAATTGCGGGTTATGACCCGAGAGATGAGGAAGCAACCCTTGCGGCATCAAAGTATATACCTCAGGGTGGTTACAAACAGTTCTTAAAGGCGGAGGGgttgaagggcaaaagattggGAATTCTAAGAGCCAGCTTCTTTGAATTTTCTAAAGGATCTGTCCGTCGGAAGACTTTTGAGGAGCATTTCAACACAATGAG AGAAAAGGGAGCTATATTGATTGACAACCTTGAAATAACAAATTCGAGCATCATCCTTGACCAGCAAAGTGGCGAGGAGGTCGCACTATTGGCTGAGTTTAAGTTATCCTTGAACGCTTACTTGTCAGAGTTGTCCTATTCGCCTGTTAGGTCTCTTGCAGATGTAATAACCTTCAACAATGAACATAGTGCTGAG GAAAAGATGGAAGAATTTGGCCAACTTGTTTTCTTGGCGGCTCAAAACACAAGTGGGATTGGTCCTGCTGAGAGAAGTGCAATTGCTAAAATGACTCAACTCTCCAGGGAAGGTTTGGAAAGATTGATGATAGAGAAGCAATTAGATGCAATTGTGACACCTGATGCAAGAATATCCTCCGTACTTGCCATTGGTGGCTACCCAGGCATTAGTGTTCCTGCAGGATATGAATTAGATGGAACTCCTTTTGGTATCTGTTTTGGTGGTTTAAAGGGTTCCGAACCAAATTTAATCGAGATTGCTTATGCTTTTGAACAAACAACAAAGGTCCGCAAACCTCCATCATATAAGCCAGGAAAAGGACATTAA